CATGACATCCCGATCGTCCTGACCTAAAGTCGGTGCGGCCGAACCCGGCCCAATGACAAGGACAGGGAGAGCGAACCGATGGAGCAGATCCGCGTCTGCACGCATGACGGACCTGGAGCCAAGCCCGTAATCCGGACCGTGCCATGGCCGGAAGTCGGCAAAAAGGCGGCCTTGATCAAGGTCGGCGCCTGCGGTGTTTGCGGAACCGACCTGCACATCCTGAAGGGACATTGGCCGAAGCCGCTGCCATGGCCGTTCACGCTGGGCCACGAGATCGGCGGCGTGATCGTCGAATGCGGCCCGGAGTTCACCGAAGACTTCATGAGCAAGCCGCTAACGGTGGGATCGAAGGTGATGATCCCGCCCTTGATGCCGTGCGGCCGCTGCTATTACTGCATCCATTATCCCGAGAGCGCCAACAAGTGCCTGACGCCGGTTTACTACGGCCGTTATCTCGGCTTCGACAAGGCGCCGCACATGTGGGGCGGCTGGGCCGAATACGTCTATGTCGATCTCGACATGCTGCCCGGCACCAAGATCTACAAATTGCCCGACGACATGTCGTTGCGGCTCGGCGCGCTCTCGGAACCGTTGACCTCCTGCATCCGCGCCTTCAACCGCGCCACCCGCGCCGGCGGCTTCAGCTGGGGCGACACCGTGGTGATCCAGGGCTCCGGGCCGATCGGCATCCTTGCGGTCGCGGCCGCGCAGGAGATGGGGGCAGGGCGCGTGATCTGCGTCGGCGCGCCGGAGGCGCCGCGGCTGGCGCTGGCGCGCAAGTTCGGCGCCGAGGCGACCGTCGATATCGAGCAGCTGAAGACGCCGGAAGAGCGCATCAAGGCGGTGCGCGATATCGTCGGCGGTTTCGGCGCCGACCTCGTGATGGACTGCTCGGGCCATCCGACCGCCGGCCCCGAGGGCATCGAGATGCTGCGCGACGGCGGCACCTATGTCGAGATGGGGCAGTTCACCGATGCCGGCTCGATCGACACGTCGTGGCACCGCATCTGCACCAAGGACCTCAACGTGCTCGGCTCCTGGGGCTTTACCGGCAATGATTTGCCGCTTGGCGTCGACATGCTCTACCGCACGCGCAACGAATATCCCTGGCTCGACATGCAGACGATCTATCCGTTCACCGAGGACGGCGTCGCGCAGGCGGTGGCGGACGCGATGGCGATGAAGACGGTGAAGTCGACCATCGTGCCGTGGCCGGAGCTGATAGGCTGATGCAGGCATCGCTATTCCTGTTGCAGTGCTCCCAAAGAGTGTGGGCCAGGGTGCCGCCGGGGGGCGGCCTGATATCGCTCGCCGGGACCGCGGCCCGGCGCTAACATCCGCGCATGCAATCGAACCGTGTGCCGCCGAGCGCAACGTTTGCGTGGGGAAACCTGTCCGAGGACTTCGCGCTGTTCAGGACGCTCAGCGCCGAGCAGCGGCTGATCGCCTTTGGCGCGATGACCCGGCGCGACCTAGTGCGTGGCGAGCTGCTGGTCGAGCAGGGCGGTGCCTCGGACTCGTTGTTCCTGGTGCTGCACGGCGCGCTCGCGGTGCACCGGACCGATCATCCCGAGCCGATCGCGGAGCTTCGCGCCGGCGAGCTGGTCGGCGAGATCGGCTTCTTCGCCAACATCCCGCGCACGGCGAATGTGATCGCGATCCGCGATACCAGCGTGCTGGTGCTGACGCGGGCGGCCTATGCGAAGCTTGTGCAGGAAGCGCCCGGCATCGTCGAGGCGCTGCTCGCGGCGCTCGCACAGCGGTTTGCCATCCAGACCGCGCGCCTGCTGCCCGTCCGGGCGTCACCGAAGGCACGCACCGTCGCGCTGATTGCGGGCGGACGGGAGCCGGTGCCGCCTGCCTTCGAACAGCGGTTGCGCCAAAGCCTTGCCGCCGCGGGCGCCGAGATCGTCGATCTCGCGCGCGTGCAGGCCATGTTTCCCGGCCGTGCACTGGATTCATCCGAGGTCGCCGACTGGCTCAACCGGATCGAATACGACGCGCCGTTGGTGGTCTATTTCGGCGGTCGCGAGGCATCGGAATGGGCGCGCAAGACCATTCGCCAGGCCGACCTCGTCGTGTTCGCCTGCCGCGGCCACGCGCCGGCGCCTGATCTCACCGAGATCGAAAGCTTCGCCTGCACCGTGCATCCCGCGTCGGCGCGGCGCCTGGTTCGTGTTCACGACATCAGGCAGCACGAGGTCAGCGGCACTGCGGCCTGGCTGGCGCGGCTGCCGTGCTTCATGCACCACCAGGTAGCGCTCGAGGACCAGCTCGATATCGAGAGCCTGGTGCGCTTCCTGTGCGGCCGCGCCGTCGGGTTCGTCGCGGGGGGCGGCGGCAGCCTCGGCACCGCGCATGTCGGGGTCTACAAGGCGTTCCGCGAGCGCGGCGCGATGTTCGACATCTTCGTCGGCACCAGCGTCGGTTCGGCGATGGCGGCGGGCTTTGCCAAGAATTACGACGCCGAGCATCTCGAGCGCGGCACCCATGAGATCTTCGTCTCCAGCCGCAGCTTCCGGCGCCCGACCTGGCCGCGCTACGCGTTGCTCGACCACAAGGCGTTCGACCGGGCGCTCGCCGATCAGTACGGCGACACCTGCCGGATCGAGGATTGCTGGCGGCCGTTCGCGGCGGTCGCGACCAATTTGTCGACGCACAGTCTCGAATTGATCCGCACCGGCCTGCTCTGGCAGGCAGTGCGCGCATCGAGCGCCATCCCCGGCCTGCTGCCGCCGTTCTATACCAGAGACGGCTCGATGCTGGTCGACGGATGCCTCGTCGACAACGTTCCGCTGGCGCAAATGCAGCAGCTGAAGAGCGGTCCCAATCTGGTGGTGCATTTCGGCGAGCCGGCGACCGAGATGTTCGACGTCGACTATGCCGCGTTGCCCGGTCGCCTTGAACTGCTGGCAACCATGCTGCTGCCGTTCGGCAGGAAAGCGCTTCCCGCCGCGCCGAGCGCCGTCAACGTGCTGTGGCGAAGCCTCGTCGCGCATCAGCGCTACGATACGCTGCCGACCACGCCGCTCGACTTCGTGATGCGCCCGCCAACGCCTGTTGGCATCGACGTGACCGATTTCGACCGCCATCAGGAAATCTTCGAATCCTCGTACCGGTGGGCGCAAGAGACCATCGCGGTCTCGGAGGCGGCGCATCATCCGGCCATTGCAGCCATCGTCGCGTCGGCCATCGCCGCGGACAAGAGTGCGGATCAGACGACGACGGTGACCGCGCCCGTGACCCAGCAGGCTCGCGTCGGTTGAGCCGCTTGCAGGCGGCGGCGAAGTCGACCATCGTGCCGCACTGAAATCCGGAGACGACAATGCCTTTCGATTTGATTCTGCGCGGCGGACGGGTGATCGACCCGTCGCAAAAGCTCGATGCGGTGACGGATGTCGCCTTTGCCGGCGGCAAAGTCGCCGCGGTCGGCCGGGAGCTGAAAGCCGATCCGGCGACCGACGTCCGCGACGTCTCCGGGCTGATCGTCTCGCCGGGCATCATCGACCTGCACACCCATGTCTATTGGGGCGGCACCTCGCTCGGCATCGACGCGGAGGAATTCTGCCGCAACTCCGGCGTCACCACCTCGGTCGACACCGGCAGCGCCGGCCCCGGCAATTTCGCCGGTTTCCGCAAGCACGTGATCGAGCCGAGCCAGGTTCGCATCCTCGCCTATCTGCATGTCTCGCATGCCGGCATCTTCGGCTTCTCCGACCGCGTGATGGTCGGCGAGAGCGAGGAGCTGCGGCTGATGAACCCGGTCGATGCGGCGCGCGTGGCGGACGAGAATCGCGACCTGATCGTCGGCATCAAGGTGCGGGTCGGACTGTTCGCCTCGGGCACCTCGGGACTGGTGCCGCTCGAGATCGCGCTCGATGTCGCGGAACAGGTCGGCATGCCCCTGATGGCGCATATCGACCATCCGCCGCCGAGCTACGAGGAGGTGCTGGCGCGCCTGCGCCTGGGCGACGTGCTGACCCATGCGTTCCGCCCGTTCCCCAACACGCCGGCGACCGCGCAGGGCACGGTGAAGAAGGTGGTGCTGGAGGCGCGTGAGCGCGGCGTGCTGTTCGACATCGGCCATGGCAAGGGCTCGTTCGCCTTCAAGACCGCACGCGCGATGCTCGCCAACGGCTTCTATCCGGACACCATCTCGTCCGACATCCATCAGCTCTGCATCGACGGGCCGGCCTTCGATCAGGTGACGACGATGTCGAAATTCCTCTGCATGGGGATGTCGCTGCCGGACGTGATCGCTGCGTCCACAGTCAATGCCGCGATGGCGCTGCGTCGGCCGGAACTCGGCAGCCTCAAGCCCGGCAGCGCCGGCGACGCCACGATGCTCTCGATCAGGGAAGGGCAGTTCGACTATGTCGACGTGGTCGGCGAGCACCTGACGGGCGATCGCAAGTTCATATCCGAAGGCGTCGTGATCGGCGGACGCTGGTGGCATCCGAAGTAAGGCGCGTACTTACAGGATCCGCGTCCGCTCCCTTGCCAAATTTCAACTAGATCAGCGAATGCAAAGCCATGACCGCGGCCTCGCGGCTCTCCACCGGAACGAAGAAGCTGACCGAATGCGATGACAGGACATACTTGTCGGCTATGATTCCGTGACGTTGCAGAATCTGGACCGCCTTGTATGGCAGGTCCGAGGAAATGCCGCCGAAGCAAGTGAGGCTCACCGAACTCAGCGTCTCGCGCTGTTTGCGCAGGCCTTTGCTCTGTTCCAGTGTGCGCAGCAACGCGTCGAGTGTCTCCGAATCGCAGGTCATCATGATGCGGGTTTTTTCGGCGGTGAAAGCCGAGGCGAGCAGTTGCGGCCACGGCAAGCCATTTTGCTTCAGATGCTGCGCGAACTTCTCAAAGCCTTGATTGAGGTCCGCCGAATCGATTTCCACATGCTCGATACGAGCCATCGAGTTGACGGCCAGGACTTTTCCGTTCTCCATGTCCGCGACCTCCTTCATCACTTGCGTGCTGTGTCGCGCGCCGCCCCATTGTCTCAGGACCAAAGGCACGTTTTGGCTGTGGGCCAGCTCCACGCTGCGAAAGTGCAGGACTTTGGCGCCCCAGAAGCACATTTCGGCCAGCGATGCGAAATCCAGCTGACGCAGGGGTTTTGCGTTCGCCACAATGCGCGGGTCAGCCGAGCAAACTCCGTCGACTTCCTTGATGATCTCGCAGCACTCCGCCTTGAGCGCCGCGGCCATGGCGACCGCGGTGGTATCGCTGCCGCCCCGGCCAAGCGTCGTGATTTCCTTGGTCAGCGGGTTCACGCCCTGAAAGCCCGCCAAAACCACGATGCGTCCACGATCGAGCTCTTCGCGCACGCGAATCGGCCGCACATCCAGAATGCGTGCGGAGGAATGGGACCCGTCGGTCATGACACCGGCCTGACTCCCAGTAAAGCTGATCGCCGGCACGCCGAGATCGGACAGCGCCATGCTCATCAAGGACATGCTGATGCGCTCGCCGGTGGTCAACAGCATATCGAGTTCGCGGCGATTGGGATGCGGGCTGACCCGATAGGCCATGCTGACGAGTTCATCGGTGGTCTTGCCCATCGCTGAAACGATCGCCACGACACGATGGCCGCGGCCATGCAGATCGGCGACACTGCTCGCGGCCGCGCGGATTTTTGCCGGTGTTTCGAGACAGGCGCCGCCGTATTTTTGCACGATGATGGGATTGCTAGGCATTCTTGCCCGCATCGTGTTGGAAGGCGCAGCTGAACCCGATCAGATCGTTCTCCCCTTCGACGCTTTTGCGGTCTTTGACCGTTTCGCCACGACCCGCACAGCGCCCCGGTTGCGCTTCTTGGTATCCTCTTCCACGTGCTGAGCTTTCGTCCCGCCGCGGTGAGCGGCGTATTCCTTGCCGTCGATCGGCGCGACATGCGGTGGATCGCGATCGAGATACGGTCGCCCGATTCCAAAATCCGGTCCACGCGCATCGATCCATTTCCAAAGCGCCTCGGTGGAGACCCAGCGCTCCGCCCGCGTCGCGCCTTTGACGCTCACGATATCGGCGGCAAGCCCGTGGCCATAGCCGCCACGGAAGCTCCCGCCATGGTATGACTTGTCGGACGCCGCTTTCAGGCCGCTCGCGATCGATTGACGGTAGTCATCGCGGAACGCGCTGGTGATGCCGGGCGACAACCCGGCCTGCTCCGCCGCGTAAAGCGCGTGAAACAGCTTGAGTTTGAAGCTCCGATCCACCCCTCCGATCACGTAGTCGATCATCGGCATGCCCATTCTTTCCGCCGCCTTCGGATCCTTCCACGTGAAATCGTTGTCGACGCGCCGGGTGAACGTCCTGGTGACGGTCACCGTCTTGCGCTTCTTCTTGACGGTCACTTTCCGCTGCTCTTGTACGCTGATGGTGTCTTGTTTGGGCGTCCGTTCGTAGAGCGCCCACAGGTAGCGATCGATGCAGACATCGACGACGAGGCACTCCTCGAAAATATCGAGGGGTTTCGCGGCCTCCTCGGTGTCACCAGACACTGGAGGCGGGCTTGCCGTCGCCGCCTGCACCGGCGATGTTTCGGCCGGCAGCGTCTGCGACGCATCCGGCAACGCGGCCACGACGATTGACTTCGGTCCGCTCGAGGCCGCCGTCGCATCAGGGGCCGCCGCCGGCGCCGATTCAACCGCCATCGCCGCATCGGCGGTAGCGACAGCGTTAACCATGACGCCTGCCTGCGGGGTGGCCATCGTGTCGGACGCCGGGCCCGTTACGGGCTCTGCAGCCATCGCTGCTTCAGCATTCACTTTGGTGACGTTGTCGACCGCAGTGGCCTGTCGCGCATCAGCCGGTTCGGCGTTGGCGGTGAGAGATGGTGCGAGGTCCTCGAT
This Bradyrhizobium sp. CCBAU 53421 DNA region includes the following protein-coding sequences:
- a CDS encoding cyclic nucleotide-binding and patatin-like phospholipase domain-containing protein; protein product: MQSNRVPPSATFAWGNLSEDFALFRTLSAEQRLIAFGAMTRRDLVRGELLVEQGGASDSLFLVLHGALAVHRTDHPEPIAELRAGELVGEIGFFANIPRTANVIAIRDTSVLVLTRAAYAKLVQEAPGIVEALLAALAQRFAIQTARLLPVRASPKARTVALIAGGREPVPPAFEQRLRQSLAAAGAEIVDLARVQAMFPGRALDSSEVADWLNRIEYDAPLVVYFGGREASEWARKTIRQADLVVFACRGHAPAPDLTEIESFACTVHPASARRLVRVHDIRQHEVSGTAAWLARLPCFMHHQVALEDQLDIESLVRFLCGRAVGFVAGGGGSLGTAHVGVYKAFRERGAMFDIFVGTSVGSAMAAGFAKNYDAEHLERGTHEIFVSSRSFRRPTWPRYALLDHKAFDRALADQYGDTCRIEDCWRPFAAVATNLSTHSLELIRTGLLWQAVRASSAIPGLLPPFYTRDGSMLVDGCLVDNVPLAQMQQLKSGPNLVVHFGEPATEMFDVDYAALPGRLELLATMLLPFGRKALPAAPSAVNVLWRSLVAHQRYDTLPTTPLDFVMRPPTPVGIDVTDFDRHQEIFESSYRWAQETIAVSEAAHHPAIAAIVASAIAADKSADQTTTVTAPVTQQARVG
- a CDS encoding zinc-binding dehydrogenase translates to MEQIRVCTHDGPGAKPVIRTVPWPEVGKKAALIKVGACGVCGTDLHILKGHWPKPLPWPFTLGHEIGGVIVECGPEFTEDFMSKPLTVGSKVMIPPLMPCGRCYYCIHYPESANKCLTPVYYGRYLGFDKAPHMWGGWAEYVYVDLDMLPGTKIYKLPDDMSLRLGALSEPLTSCIRAFNRATRAGGFSWGDTVVIQGSGPIGILAVAAAQEMGAGRVICVGAPEAPRLALARKFGAEATVDIEQLKTPEERIKAVRDIVGGFGADLVMDCSGHPTAGPEGIEMLRDGGTYVEMGQFTDAGSIDTSWHRICTKDLNVLGSWGFTGNDLPLGVDMLYRTRNEYPWLDMQTIYPFTEDGVAQAVADAMAMKTVKSTIVPWPELIG
- a CDS encoding peptidase M15; amino-acid sequence: MIDAVACWAVQRGSDRAFGGYGVMNPRRIATPEMCGTVVLAGWLLAWLAGSAGIGNSSAVSIEDLAPSLTANAEPADARQATAVDNVTKVNAEAAMAAEPVTGPASDTMATPQAGVMVNAVATADAAMAVESAPAAAPDATAASSGPKSIVVAALPDASQTLPAETSPVQAATASPPPVSGDTEEAAKPLDIFEECLVVDVCIDRYLWALYERTPKQDTISVQEQRKVTVKKKRKTVTVTRTFTRRVDNDFTWKDPKAAERMGMPMIDYVIGGVDRSFKLKLFHALYAAEQAGLSPGITSAFRDDYRQSIASGLKAASDKSYHGGSFRGGYGHGLAADIVSVKGATRAERWVSTEALWKWIDARGPDFGIGRPYLDRDPPHVAPIDGKEYAAHRGGTKAQHVEEDTKKRNRGAVRVVAKRSKTAKASKGRTI
- a CDS encoding amidohydrolase/deacetylase family metallohydrolase, with the protein product MPFDLILRGGRVIDPSQKLDAVTDVAFAGGKVAAVGRELKADPATDVRDVSGLIVSPGIIDLHTHVYWGGTSLGIDAEEFCRNSGVTTSVDTGSAGPGNFAGFRKHVIEPSQVRILAYLHVSHAGIFGFSDRVMVGESEELRLMNPVDAARVADENRDLIVGIKVRVGLFASGTSGLVPLEIALDVAEQVGMPLMAHIDHPPPSYEEVLARLRLGDVLTHAFRPFPNTPATAQGTVKKVVLEARERGVLFDIGHGKGSFAFKTARAMLANGFYPDTISSDIHQLCIDGPAFDQVTTMSKFLCMGMSLPDVIAASTVNAAMALRRPELGSLKPGSAGDATMLSIREGQFDYVDVVGEHLTGDRKFISEGVVIGGRWWHPK
- a CDS encoding aspartate kinase — encoded protein: MPSNPIIVQKYGGACLETPAKIRAAASSVADLHGRGHRVVAIVSAMGKTTDELVSMAYRVSPHPNRRELDMLLTTGERISMSLMSMALSDLGVPAISFTGSQAGVMTDGSHSSARILDVRPIRVREELDRGRIVVLAGFQGVNPLTKEITTLGRGGSDTTAVAMAAALKAECCEIIKEVDGVCSADPRIVANAKPLRQLDFASLAEMCFWGAKVLHFRSVELAHSQNVPLVLRQWGGARHSTQVMKEVADMENGKVLAVNSMARIEHVEIDSADLNQGFEKFAQHLKQNGLPWPQLLASAFTAEKTRIMMTCDSETLDALLRTLEQSKGLRKQRETLSSVSLTCFGGISSDLPYKAVQILQRHGIIADKYVLSSHSVSFFVPVESREAAVMALHSLI